The Ranitomeya variabilis isolate aRanVar5 chromosome 7, aRanVar5.hap1, whole genome shotgun sequence genome includes a window with the following:
- the E4F1 gene encoding transcription factor E4F1 isoform X10, whose product MSSELGPEEGDAETVPGGLVLPGLPAGPLIDHFKEEADEDVHRCGRCQAEFTSLEEFVQHEIQKACQRDLDESFESSISVLSSQEQVVPCIEEDDVDISHVVVEASSLQEMSCSPDIGTAPHQHLMSRQDPAVGLLHLFPISAISEEVKIVSSEDSMVGIQRGDLQGMEVDWQEGPEVPIQTDDSHLVKMIVDERGRFICQTCEKTFKSCTILKAHMLTHSSNKDFQCKLCADSFRTKGSLIRHIRRHTDERPYGCSKCGKSFRESGALSRHMRSLTPCTEKISHVMGNSIVLKRDENSSVLVSTDVTSHLGTDELDGSPVIQLVTDEKGNLLHEIHVQVRAVAFKTGIDGILNKDAEDLQCPECGEICKSVNSLKVHLKGHEGCKLFRCDECGREFLKAHMLKKHQESHGNIRKYRCGECGKMYKTIAHVKGHMRVHSDDRPYSCPKCGKQYKTKNAQQVHLRTHMEDKPFVCQYCPHSFREKGSLVRHIRHHTGEKPFKCPRCGRGFAEHGTLNRHMKTKGGCVIFLQDTDPTEQTATENSNSSEAMSSPTASEEPHTMLDLRHQRPGGDTR is encoded by the exons ATGAGCTCGGAGCTGGGGCCGGAGGAGGGAGACGCGGAGACTGTGCCCGGCGGTCTGGTCCTCCCCGGCCTCCCCGCGGGGCCCCTCATCGACCACTTTAAGGAGGAAG CAGATGAAGATGTGCATAGATGTGGTCGCTGTCAGGCTGAATTCACGAGCTTGGAAGAGTTTGTCCAGCACGAGATACAAAAGGCCTGTCAGCGGGACCTGGATGAAAGCTTCGAGTCCTCCATATCCGTCCTCAGCAGCCAAGAG CAGGTGGTGCCGTGCATAGAAGAAGATGACGTGGACATCTCTCACGTGGTTGTGGAGGCGAGCTCCTTACAGGAGATGAGCTGCTCTCCGGATATCGGTACGGCTCCGCACCAGCACCTAATGTCCCGCCAGGATCCGGCCGTCGGCCTCTTACATTTATTTCCTATCTCAGCGATATCTGAAGAGGTGAAGATTGTCTCCAGCGAGGACAGTATGGTGGGCATCCAAAGGGGCGACCTTCAGGGAATGGAGGTGGACTGGCAGGAAGGCCCCGAGGTGCCCATACAGACCGACGATTCTCACCTGGTGAAGATGATTGTGGATGAGAGAGGCCGCTTTATTTGTCAGACGTGTGAGAAGACCTTTAAAAGT TGCACCATCCTGAAGGCTCACATGCTGACGCACAGCTCCAATAAGGACTTTCAGTGCAAGCTGTGCGCGGATTCATTCAGGACCAAGGGTTCCCTCATCCGCCACATCAGGAGGCACACCG ACGAACGACCATACGGCTGCTCAAAGTGCGGGAAGAGTTTCCGAGAGTCGGGGGCGTTATCGAGGCATATGAGGTCTCTGACGCCCTGCACAGAGAAGATCAGCCACGTCATGGGAAACAGCATCGTGCTGAAACGTGATGAAAACTCATCAG TTTTAGTATCTACAGACGTCACGTCGCACTTAGGAACCGATGAACTAGACGGCAGCCCGGTGATCCAACTAGTGACGGACGAGAAGGGCAACCTACTGCATGAGATTCATGTCCAGGTGCGAGCTGTGGCTTTCAAAACGGGG ATAGATGGTATACTGAACAAGGACGCAGAGGATCTCCAGTGTCCGGAGTGCGGGGAAATTTGCAAGAGTGTCAACTCCTTAAAGGTCCATCTGAAAGGACATGAAG GGTGCAAGCTGTTTCGCTGCGATGAGTGCGGCCGTGAATTTTTGAAGGCTCACATGCTGAAAAAGCATCAGGAATCCCACGGCAATATCCGGAAATACAGATGCGGAGAATGTGGGAAGATGTACAAAACGATAGCGCACGTCAAGGGCCACATGAGGGTGCACTCTGATGACCGGCCGTACTCTTGTCCGAAGTGTGGGAAACAATACAAAACGAAG AACGCTCAGCAAGTTCATTTACGCACCCACATGGAAGACAAGCCGTTCGTGTGCCAGTACTGCCCCCATAGCTTTAGGGAGAAGGGCTCCTTGGTGCGGCACATCAGGCACCACACGGGCGAGAAACCGTTCAAGTGTCCCAGATGCGGCCGAGGATTTGCAGAGCACGGAACGTTAAACCGCCACATGAAGACCAAAG GGGGCTGCGTGATTTTTCTGCAGGATACAGATCCGACTGAACAGACTGCGACCGAAAACAGCAATAGTTCGGAAGCCATGAGCAGCCCAACGGCCTCCGAGGAGCCGCACACGATGCTG GATCTCCGGCATCAGCGGCCCGGTGGGGACACTCGGTAA
- the E4F1 gene encoding transcription factor E4F1 isoform X4 codes for MSSELGPEEGDAETVPGGLVLPGLPAGPLIDHFKEEADEDVHRCGRCQAEFTSLEEFVQHEIQKACQRDLDESFESSISVLSSQEQVVPCIEEDDVDISHVVVEASSLQEMSCSPDIGTAPHQHLMSRQDPAVGLLHLFPISAISEEVKIVSSEDSMVGIQRGDLQGMEVDWQEGPEVPIQTDDSHLVKMIVDERGRFICQTCEKTFKSCTILKAHMLTHSSNKDFQCKLCADSFRTKGSLIRHIRRHTDERPYGCSKCGKSFRESGALSRHMRSLTPCTEKISHVMGNSIVLKRDENSSVLVSTDVTSHLGTDELDGSPVIQLVTDEKGNLLHEIHVQIDGILNKDAEDLQCPECGEICKSVNSLKVHLKGHEGCKLFRCDECGREFLKAHMLKKHQESHGNIRKYRCGECGKMYKTIAHVKGHMRVHSDDRPYSCPKCGKQYKTKNAQQVHLRTHMEDKPFVCQYCPHSFREKGSLVRHIRHHTGEKPFKCPRCGRGFAEHGTLNRHMKTKGGCVIFLQDTDPTEQTATENSNSSEAMSSPTASEEPHTMLVEFSSVVADTQEYIIETSEEIETTEAAELLQSTGKQEVGGHILNVVQQLVRSANPGQRIIVQNVTLDDDDTTEPCIEEVPTTDTITIATPESLTEQVAMTLASAIGDGAVIANEVSPVEEVIAAEDVEQVEEFVIAAQPGEVEVQTVIL; via the exons ATGAGCTCGGAGCTGGGGCCGGAGGAGGGAGACGCGGAGACTGTGCCCGGCGGTCTGGTCCTCCCCGGCCTCCCCGCGGGGCCCCTCATCGACCACTTTAAGGAGGAAG CAGATGAAGATGTGCATAGATGTGGTCGCTGTCAGGCTGAATTCACGAGCTTGGAAGAGTTTGTCCAGCACGAGATACAAAAGGCCTGTCAGCGGGACCTGGATGAAAGCTTCGAGTCCTCCATATCCGTCCTCAGCAGCCAAGAG CAGGTGGTGCCGTGCATAGAAGAAGATGACGTGGACATCTCTCACGTGGTTGTGGAGGCGAGCTCCTTACAGGAGATGAGCTGCTCTCCGGATATCGGTACGGCTCCGCACCAGCACCTAATGTCCCGCCAGGATCCGGCCGTCGGCCTCTTACATTTATTTCCTATCTCAGCGATATCTGAAGAGGTGAAGATTGTCTCCAGCGAGGACAGTATGGTGGGCATCCAAAGGGGCGACCTTCAGGGAATGGAGGTGGACTGGCAGGAAGGCCCCGAGGTGCCCATACAGACCGACGATTCTCACCTGGTGAAGATGATTGTGGATGAGAGAGGCCGCTTTATTTGTCAGACGTGTGAGAAGACCTTTAAAAGT TGCACCATCCTGAAGGCTCACATGCTGACGCACAGCTCCAATAAGGACTTTCAGTGCAAGCTGTGCGCGGATTCATTCAGGACCAAGGGTTCCCTCATCCGCCACATCAGGAGGCACACCG ACGAACGACCATACGGCTGCTCAAAGTGCGGGAAGAGTTTCCGAGAGTCGGGGGCGTTATCGAGGCATATGAGGTCTCTGACGCCCTGCACAGAGAAGATCAGCCACGTCATGGGAAACAGCATCGTGCTGAAACGTGATGAAAACTCATCAG TTTTAGTATCTACAGACGTCACGTCGCACTTAGGAACCGATGAACTAGACGGCAGCCCGGTGATCCAACTAGTGACGGACGAGAAGGGCAACCTACTGCATGAGATTCATGTCCAG ATAGATGGTATACTGAACAAGGACGCAGAGGATCTCCAGTGTCCGGAGTGCGGGGAAATTTGCAAGAGTGTCAACTCCTTAAAGGTCCATCTGAAAGGACATGAAG GGTGCAAGCTGTTTCGCTGCGATGAGTGCGGCCGTGAATTTTTGAAGGCTCACATGCTGAAAAAGCATCAGGAATCCCACGGCAATATCCGGAAATACAGATGCGGAGAATGTGGGAAGATGTACAAAACGATAGCGCACGTCAAGGGCCACATGAGGGTGCACTCTGATGACCGGCCGTACTCTTGTCCGAAGTGTGGGAAACAATACAAAACGAAG AACGCTCAGCAAGTTCATTTACGCACCCACATGGAAGACAAGCCGTTCGTGTGCCAGTACTGCCCCCATAGCTTTAGGGAGAAGGGCTCCTTGGTGCGGCACATCAGGCACCACACGGGCGAGAAACCGTTCAAGTGTCCCAGATGCGGCCGAGGATTTGCAGAGCACGGAACGTTAAACCGCCACATGAAGACCAAAG GGGGCTGCGTGATTTTTCTGCAGGATACAGATCCGACTGAACAGACTGCGACCGAAAACAGCAATAGTTCGGAAGCCATGAGCAGCCCAACGGCCTCCGAGGAGCCGCACACGATGCTGGTGGAGTTTTCTTCAGTAGTCGCCGATACTCAGGAATATATTATTGAG ACTTCTGAAGAAATAGAAACTACTGAGGCGGCTGAGCTGCTGCAGAGCACAGGAAAGCAGGAG GTGGGCGGCCATATTCTGAATGTAGTCCAGCAGCTGGTGCGCAGTGCCAACCCGGGACAACGGATCATTGTCCAAAATGTGACACTGGACGATGACGACACTACTGAGCCCTGCATCGAGGAAGTCCCCACTACAGACACCATAACCATCGCTACCCCCGAGTCTCTGACTGAGCAAGTCGCCATGACTCTGGCCTCGGCCATAGGAGACGGGGCAGTAATCGCCAATGAAGTTTCTCCCGTGGAGGAAGTAATAGCCGCAGAGGATGTGGAGCAGGTCGAGGAGTTTGTCATCGCTGCACAGCCAGGGGAGGTGGAGGTCCAGACTGTTATCTTGTAG
- the E4F1 gene encoding transcription factor E4F1 isoform X5, translated as MSSELGPEEGDAETVPGGLVLPGLPAGPLIDHFKEEDEDVHRCGRCQAEFTSLEEFVQHEIQKACQRDLDESFESSISVLSSQEQVVPCIEEDDVDISHVVVEASSLQEMSCSPDIGTAPHQHLMSRQDPAVGLLHLFPISAISEEVKIVSSEDSMVGIQRGDLQGMEVDWQEGPEVPIQTDDSHLVKMIVDERGRFICQTCEKTFKSCTILKAHMLTHSSNKDFQCKLCADSFRTKGSLIRHIRRHTDERPYGCSKCGKSFRESGALSRHMRSLTPCTEKISHVMGNSIVLKRDENSSVLVSTDVTSHLGTDELDGSPVIQLVTDEKGNLLHEIHVQIDGILNKDAEDLQCPECGEICKSVNSLKVHLKGHEGCKLFRCDECGREFLKAHMLKKHQESHGNIRKYRCGECGKMYKTIAHVKGHMRVHSDDRPYSCPKCGKQYKTKNAQQVHLRTHMEDKPFVCQYCPHSFREKGSLVRHIRHHTGEKPFKCPRCGRGFAEHGTLNRHMKTKGGCVIFLQDTDPTEQTATENSNSSEAMSSPTASEEPHTMLVEFSSVVADTQEYIIETSEEIETTEAAELLQSTGKQEVGGHILNVVQQLVRSANPGQRIIVQNVTLDDDDTTEPCIEEVPTTDTITIATPESLTEQVAMTLASAIGDGAVIANEVSPVEEVIAAEDVEQVEEFVIAAQPGEVEVQTVIL; from the exons ATGAGCTCGGAGCTGGGGCCGGAGGAGGGAGACGCGGAGACTGTGCCCGGCGGTCTGGTCCTCCCCGGCCTCCCCGCGGGGCCCCTCATCGACCACTTTAAGGAGGAAG ATGAAGATGTGCATAGATGTGGTCGCTGTCAGGCTGAATTCACGAGCTTGGAAGAGTTTGTCCAGCACGAGATACAAAAGGCCTGTCAGCGGGACCTGGATGAAAGCTTCGAGTCCTCCATATCCGTCCTCAGCAGCCAAGAG CAGGTGGTGCCGTGCATAGAAGAAGATGACGTGGACATCTCTCACGTGGTTGTGGAGGCGAGCTCCTTACAGGAGATGAGCTGCTCTCCGGATATCGGTACGGCTCCGCACCAGCACCTAATGTCCCGCCAGGATCCGGCCGTCGGCCTCTTACATTTATTTCCTATCTCAGCGATATCTGAAGAGGTGAAGATTGTCTCCAGCGAGGACAGTATGGTGGGCATCCAAAGGGGCGACCTTCAGGGAATGGAGGTGGACTGGCAGGAAGGCCCCGAGGTGCCCATACAGACCGACGATTCTCACCTGGTGAAGATGATTGTGGATGAGAGAGGCCGCTTTATTTGTCAGACGTGTGAGAAGACCTTTAAAAGT TGCACCATCCTGAAGGCTCACATGCTGACGCACAGCTCCAATAAGGACTTTCAGTGCAAGCTGTGCGCGGATTCATTCAGGACCAAGGGTTCCCTCATCCGCCACATCAGGAGGCACACCG ACGAACGACCATACGGCTGCTCAAAGTGCGGGAAGAGTTTCCGAGAGTCGGGGGCGTTATCGAGGCATATGAGGTCTCTGACGCCCTGCACAGAGAAGATCAGCCACGTCATGGGAAACAGCATCGTGCTGAAACGTGATGAAAACTCATCAG TTTTAGTATCTACAGACGTCACGTCGCACTTAGGAACCGATGAACTAGACGGCAGCCCGGTGATCCAACTAGTGACGGACGAGAAGGGCAACCTACTGCATGAGATTCATGTCCAG ATAGATGGTATACTGAACAAGGACGCAGAGGATCTCCAGTGTCCGGAGTGCGGGGAAATTTGCAAGAGTGTCAACTCCTTAAAGGTCCATCTGAAAGGACATGAAG GGTGCAAGCTGTTTCGCTGCGATGAGTGCGGCCGTGAATTTTTGAAGGCTCACATGCTGAAAAAGCATCAGGAATCCCACGGCAATATCCGGAAATACAGATGCGGAGAATGTGGGAAGATGTACAAAACGATAGCGCACGTCAAGGGCCACATGAGGGTGCACTCTGATGACCGGCCGTACTCTTGTCCGAAGTGTGGGAAACAATACAAAACGAAG AACGCTCAGCAAGTTCATTTACGCACCCACATGGAAGACAAGCCGTTCGTGTGCCAGTACTGCCCCCATAGCTTTAGGGAGAAGGGCTCCTTGGTGCGGCACATCAGGCACCACACGGGCGAGAAACCGTTCAAGTGTCCCAGATGCGGCCGAGGATTTGCAGAGCACGGAACGTTAAACCGCCACATGAAGACCAAAG GGGGCTGCGTGATTTTTCTGCAGGATACAGATCCGACTGAACAGACTGCGACCGAAAACAGCAATAGTTCGGAAGCCATGAGCAGCCCAACGGCCTCCGAGGAGCCGCACACGATGCTGGTGGAGTTTTCTTCAGTAGTCGCCGATACTCAGGAATATATTATTGAG ACTTCTGAAGAAATAGAAACTACTGAGGCGGCTGAGCTGCTGCAGAGCACAGGAAAGCAGGAG GTGGGCGGCCATATTCTGAATGTAGTCCAGCAGCTGGTGCGCAGTGCCAACCCGGGACAACGGATCATTGTCCAAAATGTGACACTGGACGATGACGACACTACTGAGCCCTGCATCGAGGAAGTCCCCACTACAGACACCATAACCATCGCTACCCCCGAGTCTCTGACTGAGCAAGTCGCCATGACTCTGGCCTCGGCCATAGGAGACGGGGCAGTAATCGCCAATGAAGTTTCTCCCGTGGAGGAAGTAATAGCCGCAGAGGATGTGGAGCAGGTCGAGGAGTTTGTCATCGCTGCACAGCCAGGGGAGGTGGAGGTCCAGACTGTTATCTTGTAG
- the E4F1 gene encoding transcription factor E4F1 isoform X1 has protein sequence MSSELGPEEGDAETVPGGLVLPGLPAGPLIDHFKEEADEDVHRCGRCQAEFTSLEEFVQHEIQKACQRDLDESFESSISVLSSQEQVVPCIEEDDVDISHVVVEASSLQEMSCSPDIGTAPHQHLMSRQDPAVGLLHLFPISAISEEVKIVSSEDSMVGIQRGDLQGMEVDWQEGPEVPIQTDDSHLVKMIVDERGRFICQTCEKTFKSCTILKAHMLTHSSNKDFQCKLCADSFRTKGSLIRHIRRHTDERPYGCSKCGKSFRESGALSRHMRSLTPCTEKISHVMGNSIVLKRDENSSVLVSTDVTSHLGTDELDGSPVIQLVTDEKGNLLHEIHVQVRAVAFKTGIDGILNKDAEDLQCPECGEICKSVNSLKVHLKGHEGCKLFRCDECGREFLKAHMLKKHQESHGNIRKYRCGECGKMYKTIAHVKGHMRVHSDDRPYSCPKCGKQYKTKNAQQVHLRTHMEDKPFVCQYCPHSFREKGSLVRHIRHHTGEKPFKCPRCGRGFAEHGTLNRHMKTKGGCVIFLQDTDPTEQTATENSNSSEAMSSPTASEEPHTMLVEFSSVVADTQEYIIETSEEIETTEAAELLQSTGKQEVGGHILNVVQQLVRSANPGQRIIVQNVTLDDDDTTEPCIEEVPTTDTITIATPESLTEQVAMTLASAIGDGAVIANEVSPVEEVIAAEDVEQVEEFVIAAQPGEVEVQTVIL, from the exons ATGAGCTCGGAGCTGGGGCCGGAGGAGGGAGACGCGGAGACTGTGCCCGGCGGTCTGGTCCTCCCCGGCCTCCCCGCGGGGCCCCTCATCGACCACTTTAAGGAGGAAG CAGATGAAGATGTGCATAGATGTGGTCGCTGTCAGGCTGAATTCACGAGCTTGGAAGAGTTTGTCCAGCACGAGATACAAAAGGCCTGTCAGCGGGACCTGGATGAAAGCTTCGAGTCCTCCATATCCGTCCTCAGCAGCCAAGAG CAGGTGGTGCCGTGCATAGAAGAAGATGACGTGGACATCTCTCACGTGGTTGTGGAGGCGAGCTCCTTACAGGAGATGAGCTGCTCTCCGGATATCGGTACGGCTCCGCACCAGCACCTAATGTCCCGCCAGGATCCGGCCGTCGGCCTCTTACATTTATTTCCTATCTCAGCGATATCTGAAGAGGTGAAGATTGTCTCCAGCGAGGACAGTATGGTGGGCATCCAAAGGGGCGACCTTCAGGGAATGGAGGTGGACTGGCAGGAAGGCCCCGAGGTGCCCATACAGACCGACGATTCTCACCTGGTGAAGATGATTGTGGATGAGAGAGGCCGCTTTATTTGTCAGACGTGTGAGAAGACCTTTAAAAGT TGCACCATCCTGAAGGCTCACATGCTGACGCACAGCTCCAATAAGGACTTTCAGTGCAAGCTGTGCGCGGATTCATTCAGGACCAAGGGTTCCCTCATCCGCCACATCAGGAGGCACACCG ACGAACGACCATACGGCTGCTCAAAGTGCGGGAAGAGTTTCCGAGAGTCGGGGGCGTTATCGAGGCATATGAGGTCTCTGACGCCCTGCACAGAGAAGATCAGCCACGTCATGGGAAACAGCATCGTGCTGAAACGTGATGAAAACTCATCAG TTTTAGTATCTACAGACGTCACGTCGCACTTAGGAACCGATGAACTAGACGGCAGCCCGGTGATCCAACTAGTGACGGACGAGAAGGGCAACCTACTGCATGAGATTCATGTCCAGGTGCGAGCTGTGGCTTTCAAAACGGGG ATAGATGGTATACTGAACAAGGACGCAGAGGATCTCCAGTGTCCGGAGTGCGGGGAAATTTGCAAGAGTGTCAACTCCTTAAAGGTCCATCTGAAAGGACATGAAG GGTGCAAGCTGTTTCGCTGCGATGAGTGCGGCCGTGAATTTTTGAAGGCTCACATGCTGAAAAAGCATCAGGAATCCCACGGCAATATCCGGAAATACAGATGCGGAGAATGTGGGAAGATGTACAAAACGATAGCGCACGTCAAGGGCCACATGAGGGTGCACTCTGATGACCGGCCGTACTCTTGTCCGAAGTGTGGGAAACAATACAAAACGAAG AACGCTCAGCAAGTTCATTTACGCACCCACATGGAAGACAAGCCGTTCGTGTGCCAGTACTGCCCCCATAGCTTTAGGGAGAAGGGCTCCTTGGTGCGGCACATCAGGCACCACACGGGCGAGAAACCGTTCAAGTGTCCCAGATGCGGCCGAGGATTTGCAGAGCACGGAACGTTAAACCGCCACATGAAGACCAAAG GGGGCTGCGTGATTTTTCTGCAGGATACAGATCCGACTGAACAGACTGCGACCGAAAACAGCAATAGTTCGGAAGCCATGAGCAGCCCAACGGCCTCCGAGGAGCCGCACACGATGCTGGTGGAGTTTTCTTCAGTAGTCGCCGATACTCAGGAATATATTATTGAG ACTTCTGAAGAAATAGAAACTACTGAGGCGGCTGAGCTGCTGCAGAGCACAGGAAAGCAGGAG GTGGGCGGCCATATTCTGAATGTAGTCCAGCAGCTGGTGCGCAGTGCCAACCCGGGACAACGGATCATTGTCCAAAATGTGACACTGGACGATGACGACACTACTGAGCCCTGCATCGAGGAAGTCCCCACTACAGACACCATAACCATCGCTACCCCCGAGTCTCTGACTGAGCAAGTCGCCATGACTCTGGCCTCGGCCATAGGAGACGGGGCAGTAATCGCCAATGAAGTTTCTCCCGTGGAGGAAGTAATAGCCGCAGAGGATGTGGAGCAGGTCGAGGAGTTTGTCATCGCTGCACAGCCAGGGGAGGTGGAGGTCCAGACTGTTATCTTGTAG
- the E4F1 gene encoding transcription factor E4F1 isoform X9: MSSELGPEEGDAETVPGGLVLPGLPAGPLIDHFKEEADEDVHRCGRCQAEFTSLEEFVQHEIQKACQRDLDESFESSISVLSSQEQVVPCIEEDDVDISHVVVEASSLQEMSCSPDIAISEEVKIVSSEDSMVGIQRGDLQGMEVDWQEGPEVPIQTDDSHLVKMIVDERGRFICQTCEKTFKSCTILKAHMLTHSSNKDFQCKLCADSFRTKGSLIRHIRRHTDERPYGCSKCGKSFRESGALSRHMRSLTPCTEKISHVMGNSIVLKRDENSSVLVSTDVTSHLGTDELDGSPVIQLVTDEKGNLLHEIHVQIDGILNKDAEDLQCPECGEICKSVNSLKVHLKGHEGCKLFRCDECGREFLKAHMLKKHQESHGNIRKYRCGECGKMYKTIAHVKGHMRVHSDDRPYSCPKCGKQYKTKNAQQVHLRTHMEDKPFVCQYCPHSFREKGSLVRHIRHHTGEKPFKCPRCGRGFAEHGTLNRHMKTKGGCVIFLQDTDPTEQTATENSNSSEAMSSPTASEEPHTMLVEFSSVVADTQEYIIETSEEIETTEAAELLQSTGKQEVGGHILNVVQQLVRSANPGQRIIVQNVTLDDDDTTEPCIEEVPTTDTITIATPESLTEQVAMTLASAIGDGAVIANEVSPVEEVIAAEDVEQVEEFVIAAQPGEVEVQTVIL; the protein is encoded by the exons ATGAGCTCGGAGCTGGGGCCGGAGGAGGGAGACGCGGAGACTGTGCCCGGCGGTCTGGTCCTCCCCGGCCTCCCCGCGGGGCCCCTCATCGACCACTTTAAGGAGGAAG CAGATGAAGATGTGCATAGATGTGGTCGCTGTCAGGCTGAATTCACGAGCTTGGAAGAGTTTGTCCAGCACGAGATACAAAAGGCCTGTCAGCGGGACCTGGATGAAAGCTTCGAGTCCTCCATATCCGTCCTCAGCAGCCAAGAG CAGGTGGTGCCGTGCATAGAAGAAGATGACGTGGACATCTCTCACGTGGTTGTGGAGGCGAGCTCCTTACAGGAGATGAGCTGCTCTCCGGATATCG CGATATCTGAAGAGGTGAAGATTGTCTCCAGCGAGGACAGTATGGTGGGCATCCAAAGGGGCGACCTTCAGGGAATGGAGGTGGACTGGCAGGAAGGCCCCGAGGTGCCCATACAGACCGACGATTCTCACCTGGTGAAGATGATTGTGGATGAGAGAGGCCGCTTTATTTGTCAGACGTGTGAGAAGACCTTTAAAAGT TGCACCATCCTGAAGGCTCACATGCTGACGCACAGCTCCAATAAGGACTTTCAGTGCAAGCTGTGCGCGGATTCATTCAGGACCAAGGGTTCCCTCATCCGCCACATCAGGAGGCACACCG ACGAACGACCATACGGCTGCTCAAAGTGCGGGAAGAGTTTCCGAGAGTCGGGGGCGTTATCGAGGCATATGAGGTCTCTGACGCCCTGCACAGAGAAGATCAGCCACGTCATGGGAAACAGCATCGTGCTGAAACGTGATGAAAACTCATCAG TTTTAGTATCTACAGACGTCACGTCGCACTTAGGAACCGATGAACTAGACGGCAGCCCGGTGATCCAACTAGTGACGGACGAGAAGGGCAACCTACTGCATGAGATTCATGTCCAG ATAGATGGTATACTGAACAAGGACGCAGAGGATCTCCAGTGTCCGGAGTGCGGGGAAATTTGCAAGAGTGTCAACTCCTTAAAGGTCCATCTGAAAGGACATGAAG GGTGCAAGCTGTTTCGCTGCGATGAGTGCGGCCGTGAATTTTTGAAGGCTCACATGCTGAAAAAGCATCAGGAATCCCACGGCAATATCCGGAAATACAGATGCGGAGAATGTGGGAAGATGTACAAAACGATAGCGCACGTCAAGGGCCACATGAGGGTGCACTCTGATGACCGGCCGTACTCTTGTCCGAAGTGTGGGAAACAATACAAAACGAAG AACGCTCAGCAAGTTCATTTACGCACCCACATGGAAGACAAGCCGTTCGTGTGCCAGTACTGCCCCCATAGCTTTAGGGAGAAGGGCTCCTTGGTGCGGCACATCAGGCACCACACGGGCGAGAAACCGTTCAAGTGTCCCAGATGCGGCCGAGGATTTGCAGAGCACGGAACGTTAAACCGCCACATGAAGACCAAAG GGGGCTGCGTGATTTTTCTGCAGGATACAGATCCGACTGAACAGACTGCGACCGAAAACAGCAATAGTTCGGAAGCCATGAGCAGCCCAACGGCCTCCGAGGAGCCGCACACGATGCTGGTGGAGTTTTCTTCAGTAGTCGCCGATACTCAGGAATATATTATTGAG ACTTCTGAAGAAATAGAAACTACTGAGGCGGCTGAGCTGCTGCAGAGCACAGGAAAGCAGGAG GTGGGCGGCCATATTCTGAATGTAGTCCAGCAGCTGGTGCGCAGTGCCAACCCGGGACAACGGATCATTGTCCAAAATGTGACACTGGACGATGACGACACTACTGAGCCCTGCATCGAGGAAGTCCCCACTACAGACACCATAACCATCGCTACCCCCGAGTCTCTGACTGAGCAAGTCGCCATGACTCTGGCCTCGGCCATAGGAGACGGGGCAGTAATCGCCAATGAAGTTTCTCCCGTGGAGGAAGTAATAGCCGCAGAGGATGTGGAGCAGGTCGAGGAGTTTGTCATCGCTGCACAGCCAGGGGAGGTGGAGGTCCAGACTGTTATCTTGTAG